The following proteins are encoded in a genomic region of Natrinema sp. DC36:
- a CDS encoding tRNA pseudouridine(54/55) synthase Pus10 codes for MITEDARALLATGTVCDSCLGRPFAERSFGLTNAERGRALRTTVALADDEDFDPTDPADCWVCEGYCGTFDAIADTIVDALEGIDFATYQVGSRIPPLVEENERLFREDADLEPDVGESMKREINREVGRRVGAKTETEVDFDRPDVLAIVDLEGFDPRETLESGAVTSHAVDVQINPAFVYGRYRKLERDIPQTEWPCRECGGSGIQLGDDGEEPCDYCGGSGYLYDTSVEQVVRPHVVDAMDGDEGTFHGAGREDVDARMLEGGRPFVLEVKRPRVRDPDPETLEAEINAAADGSVEVDGLRLATHEMVERVKEHDASKRYRADVEFAEPVDEDAFETALAELEGTTVDQYTPERVDHRRAGLTRERTVYGIDGDLRSSAEAEVRIHGEGGLYVKELISSDDGRTEPSLAGLLEIDAEVTALDVTSVEGEEEPFELEEFFLDESRTDREEEAAETAN; via the coding sequence ATGATCACGGAAGACGCCCGCGCGTTACTGGCGACGGGCACCGTCTGCGACTCCTGTCTCGGACGGCCCTTCGCCGAGCGGAGTTTCGGGCTGACCAACGCCGAGCGCGGGCGGGCGCTGCGCACGACGGTCGCGCTGGCCGACGACGAGGACTTCGATCCGACCGACCCCGCGGACTGCTGGGTCTGCGAAGGCTACTGCGGGACGTTCGACGCTATCGCGGACACGATCGTCGACGCCCTCGAGGGCATCGACTTCGCTACCTACCAGGTCGGCAGCCGCATCCCGCCGCTGGTCGAGGAGAACGAACGGCTGTTCCGGGAGGACGCCGACCTCGAGCCCGACGTCGGCGAATCGATGAAGCGCGAGATCAACCGGGAGGTCGGTCGGCGCGTCGGCGCGAAGACCGAGACCGAGGTGGACTTCGACCGGCCCGACGTGCTCGCCATCGTCGACCTCGAGGGGTTCGACCCGCGCGAGACCCTCGAGTCGGGGGCCGTCACGAGCCACGCGGTCGACGTCCAGATCAATCCCGCGTTCGTCTACGGCCGCTACCGAAAGCTCGAGCGCGACATTCCCCAGACGGAGTGGCCGTGCCGGGAGTGTGGCGGCAGCGGGATCCAGCTCGGCGACGACGGCGAGGAGCCCTGTGACTACTGCGGCGGCTCCGGCTACCTGTACGACACCAGCGTCGAACAGGTCGTCCGACCCCACGTCGTCGACGCGATGGACGGCGACGAGGGCACCTTCCACGGCGCGGGCCGGGAAGACGTCGACGCCCGCATGCTCGAGGGCGGGCGGCCGTTCGTTCTCGAAGTAAAACGACCGCGCGTGCGCGATCCCGATCCCGAGACGCTCGAGGCCGAGATCAACGCGGCCGCCGACGGCTCCGTCGAGGTCGACGGCCTCCGGCTGGCGACTCACGAGATGGTCGAGCGCGTCAAGGAACACGACGCGAGCAAGCGGTACCGAGCCGACGTCGAGTTCGCGGAGCCGGTCGACGAGGACGCCTTCGAAACGGCGCTCGCCGAACTCGAGGGGACGACCGTCGACCAGTACACGCCGGAGCGAGTCGACCACCGGCGGGCGGGGCTGACCCGCGAGCGGACGGTCTACGGAATCGACGGCGATCTGCGGTCGTCGGCCGAGGCCGAGGTCCGAATCCACGGCGAGGGCGGGCTCTACGTGAAGGAACTCATCAGCAGCGACGACGGCCGGACCGAGCCGAGCCTGGCTGGCCTGCTCGAGATCGACGCCGAGGTGACGGCGCTGGACGTGACCAGCGTGGAAGGGGAAGAGGAGCCGTTCGAACTCGAGGAATTCTTCCTGGACGAATCCCGCACAGACCGCGAGGAAGAGGCGGCAGAGACGGCCAACTGA
- a CDS encoding trypsin-like peptidase domain-containing protein: MDDSRLDRRSFLATASAGLAGVAAGCVEPRADDSIEGNSSHEIDRGALADGSAFTDLYEAIIDSVTQIRVFGLRDPTTGAEGRGQGSGFVYDDRHIVTNDHVIGNGTAADLQYSNGDWAGTTLVGRDYHSDLAVLEADHVPKTASPLPLTEKRPVVGQEVAAVGNPYGLNGSMSSGIVSGVNRTLDLPDRQFSYPNVIQTDAAVNPGNSGGPLVDLEGDVVGVINSGGGDNIGFAISAALTERVVPELIDSGSYDHSYLGIGLHPVDRLVAEANDLEAASGVIVTGIVDGSAADGVLEPATGSVERRGEPIPVGGDVIRTFDGEPIPDRHALSTYLALETSPGDALDIGLRRNGRVITRTLTLDARPSVYSSH, translated from the coding sequence ATGGACGATTCTCGACTGGATCGCCGTTCCTTTCTCGCGACCGCGAGCGCCGGACTCGCCGGTGTCGCCGCTGGCTGCGTGGAACCTCGAGCCGACGACTCGATCGAGGGGAACTCCTCGCACGAGATCGATCGAGGGGCCCTCGCGGATGGCTCGGCGTTTACGGACCTCTATGAGGCAATCATCGACTCGGTCACGCAGATTCGAGTCTTCGGGCTCCGAGATCCGACCACCGGTGCCGAGGGACGCGGGCAGGGATCGGGGTTCGTCTACGACGACCGACACATCGTAACCAACGACCACGTCATCGGTAACGGAACGGCGGCCGACCTCCAGTACAGCAACGGCGACTGGGCGGGGACCACGCTCGTCGGTCGCGACTACCACAGCGATCTAGCCGTTCTCGAGGCCGATCACGTCCCGAAGACGGCATCCCCACTTCCCCTGACCGAGAAACGGCCCGTCGTCGGACAGGAGGTGGCCGCGGTCGGCAACCCGTACGGCCTCAACGGCTCGATGTCGTCGGGGATCGTCAGCGGCGTCAACCGGACGCTCGACCTCCCCGATCGACAGTTCTCCTACCCGAACGTCATCCAGACCGACGCGGCCGTCAATCCCGGCAACAGCGGCGGGCCGCTCGTCGATCTCGAGGGGGATGTCGTGGGAGTCATCAACTCCGGCGGCGGCGACAACATCGGGTTCGCGATTTCGGCGGCGCTCACCGAACGCGTCGTTCCGGAACTCATCGATTCGGGGTCGTACGACCACTCCTATCTGGGGATCGGCCTCCACCCCGTCGACCGACTCGTCGCCGAGGCGAACGATCTCGAGGCGGCGTCCGGGGTCATCGTGACCGGTATCGTCGACGGCTCGGCCGCCGACGGCGTCCTCGAGCCGGCTACGGGGTCGGTCGAGCGGCGCGGAGAACCCATCCCCGTCGGCGGCGACGTCATCCGCACGTTCGACGGGGAACCGATCCCCGACCGCCACGCGCTGTCGACGTATCTCGCGCTCGAGACCAGTCCCGGGGACGCGCTCGATATCGGTCTCCGGCGGAACGGGCGCGTGATCACCAGAACGCTGACGCTCGACGCCCGGCCGTCGGTATATAGTAGCCACTGA
- a CDS encoding HVO_A0556 family zinc finger protein, producing the protein MAKSESAQSTGQQQLLAMLEGRSCHHCPDGQLERGTYKDNRAIVCDSCGTPRVQVWPTPLD; encoded by the coding sequence ATGGCGAAATCAGAGTCGGCGCAGTCGACCGGGCAACAGCAGTTGCTCGCGATGCTCGAGGGACGGTCCTGTCACCACTGTCCGGACGGCCAGCTCGAGCGGGGGACGTACAAGGACAACAGAGCGATCGTCTGCGATAGCTGCGGGACGCCGCGCGTTCAGGTCTGGCCGACGCCGCTCGACTAG
- a CDS encoding metal-dependent hydrolase, whose product MWPWGHLAVAYLLYTVVTHRRFGRPPRAVPAIALAIGSQTPDLIDKPLAWNFGILPGGRTLAHSLFVVALLVPAVLLVADRLEGRAIGVAFLIGYCSHLLADVPPRVLSGEFAHATYLLWPVLEQPPEEPVAGILDAFLNYYELGTYQWVQFGLFAVAVVAWYRDGMPGLEWVFDSLERRLGIGS is encoded by the coding sequence ATGTGGCCCTGGGGACACCTCGCCGTCGCGTACCTACTGTACACCGTCGTCACGCACCGCCGGTTCGGCCGCCCGCCGCGTGCCGTGCCGGCGATCGCGCTCGCGATCGGCTCACAGACGCCGGATCTGATCGATAAGCCCCTCGCGTGGAACTTCGGCATCCTGCCCGGCGGTCGCACCCTCGCGCACTCGCTGTTCGTCGTGGCCCTCCTCGTGCCGGCCGTCCTCCTCGTCGCGGATCGACTCGAGGGCCGCGCGATCGGCGTCGCCTTCCTGATCGGCTACTGTTCGCACCTCTTGGCGGACGTCCCGCCGCGGGTCCTCTCGGGGGAGTTCGCACACGCCACCTACCTCCTCTGGCCGGTGCTCGAGCAGCCCCCCGAGGAACCCGTCGCCGGCATCCTCGACGCGTTCCTCAACTACTACGAACTGGGGACCTACCAGTGGGTCCAGTTCGGTCTCTTCGCCGTCGCCGTCGTCGCCTGGTACCGCGACGGGATGCCGGGACTCGAGTGGGTGTTCGACTCGCTCGAGCGCCGACTCGGGATCGGGTCCTGA
- the trmY gene encoding tRNA (pseudouridine(54)-N(1))-methyltransferase TrmY — protein sequence MRQFVLIGHDVPTEPDFSLDDLAGGAGRLDALCRSITAAFVTSHGIREDVRVHLIAQDEFTITFDGGTLQRLNPDERSTAALVRKALEHREDAIGALPAEPSPGIEVYRRGFEGTLEEIADDGPIVQLHENGEAVSDVGAETLGDAIFVLSDHRDFTDEEAGLLEAFADQRLRLGPELLHADQAITITHHYLDTDGYERF from the coding sequence ATGCGCCAGTTCGTGCTCATCGGTCACGACGTTCCCACGGAGCCCGACTTCTCGCTCGACGACCTCGCGGGCGGGGCCGGTCGGCTCGACGCGCTCTGTCGGTCGATCACCGCCGCGTTCGTCACCTCCCACGGTATCCGCGAGGACGTGCGGGTCCACCTGATCGCCCAGGACGAGTTCACGATCACTTTCGACGGCGGGACGCTCCAGCGGCTCAACCCCGACGAGCGGAGCACCGCCGCGTTGGTTCGCAAGGCCCTCGAGCACCGCGAAGACGCCATCGGCGCGCTGCCCGCCGAACCCAGTCCGGGGATCGAGGTCTACCGCCGCGGGTTCGAGGGGACGCTCGAGGAGATCGCCGACGACGGTCCGATCGTCCAGTTGCACGAGAACGGCGAGGCGGTGAGCGACGTGGGTGCCGAGACGCTGGGGGACGCGATTTTCGTGCTCTCGGATCATCGGGACTTCACTGACGAGGAGGCGGGATTGCTCGAGGCGTTCGCCGATCAGCGGCTTCGGCTCGGGCCCGAGTTGTTACACGCGGATCAGGCGATTACGATCACGCACCACTACCTGGATACGGACGGCTACGAGCGGTTTTGA
- a CDS encoding sigma-70 region 4 domain-containing protein: protein MSSKQATLVDFGPDLSQLTEAEREAYVACRENGVGVREFARRTDRRPGTIGNLLARAEDRLEEGSL from the coding sequence ATGTCGAGTAAGCAAGCGACGCTCGTGGACTTTGGGCCGGATCTCTCCCAGCTCACCGAGGCCGAACGCGAGGCCTACGTCGCTTGTCGAGAGAACGGCGTCGGTGTTCGCGAGTTCGCCCGGCGGACCGATCGCCGACCAGGGACGATCGGGAACCTGCTCGCTCGAGCCGAGGACAGGCTCGAGGAGGGATCGCTGTGA
- a CDS encoding winged helix-turn-helix domain-containing protein, whose protein sequence is MSVDAAEDPVQFDDVTGSESDTFPKPRAHGAAVMNHLDDVQNSRAGRSAERGTLYDRSLSYWRENVGDRDLEPHVAVDDFEADWLPPGDYALVLTSSRWKAGTGHGDDYRSYYEQHLKLREWGPETDDGERDLRKPALALHVEIMPQFRDMVYKSGDPLECPYGEGTRLLAWTTWAEDPFEIERRMYDALRAVYGADAVDLDDRVDDARRVPKAEAHIRFAIGKKNAAIETLEQSKQLIDWGGESEIDAHQRRQQEGWLEALVESDRWHLLGFDPQRYSTEVKIYQANQWHKKPKTDPFHHPKLEASYAGVDRGELPHVSEWDDVLEHLRTVVATHARWAGIDRSDLVADDFFDGPESAPWDFERPTGRRNMLRERYEDLATDIYREALKESTTAVYDILRVIAEHDGANYDTLVERTGLARSTVRYHVRRLAETGVVSREGNPVMVFFVSQVVLERAREILREVRPEDMPEDIDGRADERRERREEQQASDDDQSDADVAESDESTNDATEIGFEYLERLSASIHDVAYLYERDQLDDRDVRVRVDELPPPLQ, encoded by the coding sequence GTGAGCGTTGACGCTGCCGAGGATCCGGTACAGTTTGACGATGTCACCGGGTCTGAGTCCGATACCTTCCCGAAGCCCCGCGCTCACGGCGCCGCGGTGATGAACCATCTCGACGACGTCCAAAATTCCCGCGCCGGTCGAAGTGCCGAACGCGGGACGCTGTACGACCGGTCGCTGTCCTACTGGCGGGAGAACGTCGGCGATCGCGACCTCGAGCCACACGTCGCCGTCGACGACTTTGAAGCCGACTGGCTGCCGCCGGGAGACTACGCGCTCGTACTCACGTCGTCACGGTGGAAGGCCGGAACTGGCCATGGAGACGACTATCGTTCGTACTACGAGCAACACCTGAAGCTCCGTGAATGGGGGCCAGAGACCGACGACGGCGAGCGGGACCTTCGGAAACCCGCGCTGGCGTTGCACGTCGAGATCATGCCGCAGTTCCGGGACATGGTTTACAAGAGCGGTGACCCGCTCGAGTGTCCCTACGGAGAGGGGACGCGGTTGCTCGCCTGGACGACGTGGGCCGAGGACCCCTTTGAGATTGAACGCCGGATGTACGATGCACTCCGGGCCGTCTACGGTGCCGATGCGGTGGACCTCGATGACCGCGTCGACGACGCACGTCGGGTTCCGAAAGCCGAGGCGCACATTCGGTTCGCAATCGGGAAGAAGAACGCCGCTATCGAAACGCTCGAGCAGTCGAAGCAGCTCATCGATTGGGGCGGTGAGAGCGAGATCGACGCCCACCAGCGACGACAGCAAGAAGGCTGGCTCGAGGCGCTCGTCGAGAGCGATCGCTGGCACCTACTCGGGTTCGATCCCCAGCGGTACAGTACGGAGGTGAAGATCTATCAGGCGAATCAGTGGCATAAGAAGCCGAAAACCGACCCGTTCCATCACCCGAAGCTCGAGGCCTCCTACGCGGGCGTCGACCGCGGTGAGCTGCCGCACGTCTCCGAATGGGACGATGTCCTGGAGCACCTCCGGACGGTCGTCGCGACGCACGCACGATGGGCCGGGATCGATCGATCGGACCTCGTCGCCGACGACTTCTTTGATGGGCCGGAATCCGCGCCGTGGGACTTCGAGCGGCCGACAGGCCGCCGTAACATGCTTCGGGAGCGGTACGAGGACCTCGCGACGGACATCTACCGGGAAGCGCTGAAGGAGTCGACCACGGCCGTCTACGACATCCTGCGAGTGATCGCCGAGCACGACGGCGCGAACTACGACACGCTCGTCGAGCGGACAGGGCTCGCGAGATCGACGGTTCGGTACCACGTTCGTCGGCTCGCTGAAACCGGGGTCGTCTCCCGCGAGGGGAACCCGGTGATGGTGTTTTTCGTCTCTCAGGTCGTCCTCGAGCGAGCCCGCGAGATCCTTCGCGAAGTCCGTCCGGAGGATATGCCCGAGGATATCGACGGGCGGGCCGACGAGCGGCGTGAGCGGCGCGAGGAACAGCAGGCGAGTGACGACGACCAATCGGACGCGGATGTCGCCGAAAGCGACGAGAGCACGAACGACGCGACCGAGATCGGCTTCGAGTACCTCGAGCGGTTGAGCGCGTCAATTCACGATGTGGCGTACCTCTACGAACGCGACCAGCTCGACGATCGCGACGTTCGGGTTCGCGTCGACGAACTACCGCCACCGCTTCAATAG
- a CDS encoding NAD-binding protein — translation MRELRDIDGLHPRDLTQRQRLLVLFVVGLGLVVLFYTVVYNWGMQTLENRPQSIFRSFQTVVETMTTTGFGADAPWATPVMNVLMVSIQVTGVIIGFVTLRVLVIPLFERTPLDLSDRLTTKNDHVVIAEYQHDTELLLDELEELDIDYVLIESDEEDAKRLSDDGYQAIHGDPEERADLDRATIERASLLITDAGDETASIVLTALEANEDLRVISFTESTRRKAALAEVGVDRSVAPHALIGQRLAEKAATPVTVPDRTDGDEVDVREILVRRNSPLHGVKVRDSPVVNHPNLTLVAGWFDGELHLPPSPDDELTPNTVLVVAGPRSEIDEITDEIAGVRSRRIETPSQLVVAGFGEGGTAAVDALPADVSVTTVDQSEERSPDVVGDVTEPETLREAGIEDASALVVTVGNDSAALMTIAIARSLSSDVEILARVTDSDKTRAAFRAGADYVLSIQQVSARLVAAEVHGEQVMSPTNQIRLIRADAAPFAGESLEDARRNTERGWTVIGVSRGGTVHTDERTSIETDDEVIIAGSDDAIQEFERTVPSS, via the coding sequence ATGCGCGAGCTTCGAGATATAGACGGACTGCACCCGCGTGATCTGACGCAACGTCAACGACTGTTGGTGCTATTTGTGGTTGGTCTCGGTCTGGTCGTCCTCTTCTACACGGTCGTCTACAACTGGGGAATGCAAACGCTCGAGAATCGCCCCCAGTCGATCTTCCGGTCGTTCCAGACGGTCGTCGAGACGATGACGACGACCGGGTTCGGGGCGGACGCGCCCTGGGCGACGCCGGTGATGAACGTCCTGATGGTGTCGATCCAGGTGACGGGGGTCATCATCGGGTTCGTCACGCTGCGGGTCCTGGTCATCCCGCTCTTCGAGCGAACGCCGCTGGACCTCTCCGACCGCCTCACGACCAAGAACGACCACGTCGTCATCGCGGAGTACCAGCACGATACCGAGTTGCTCCTCGACGAACTCGAGGAACTCGATATCGACTACGTCCTCATCGAGTCCGACGAGGAGGATGCGAAGCGGCTCTCGGACGACGGCTATCAGGCTATCCATGGCGATCCCGAGGAACGAGCTGACCTCGACCGCGCGACGATCGAGCGAGCGTCGCTGCTCATCACCGACGCCGGCGACGAAACCGCGAGTATCGTCCTGACGGCGCTGGAAGCCAACGAGGACCTACGAGTGATCAGTTTCACGGAGTCGACGCGTCGGAAGGCGGCACTCGCGGAGGTCGGTGTCGACCGCAGTGTCGCCCCGCACGCGCTGATCGGCCAGCGGCTGGCGGAGAAGGCGGCGACGCCGGTCACGGTGCCCGACCGAACCGACGGCGACGAGGTCGACGTCCGCGAGATCCTCGTCCGCCGAAATAGCCCGCTCCACGGCGTCAAAGTGCGCGATTCGCCGGTCGTGAACCACCCGAACCTGACGCTGGTCGCCGGGTGGTTCGACGGCGAGTTGCACTTGCCGCCGTCGCCCGACGACGAACTGACGCCCAACACCGTGCTGGTCGTCGCCGGACCGAGGAGCGAGATCGACGAAATCACGGACGAGATCGCGGGCGTCCGGTCGCGGCGCATCGAGACTCCCTCGCAGCTCGTCGTCGCCGGCTTCGGCGAGGGCGGAACCGCGGCCGTCGACGCGCTCCCGGCGGACGTCTCGGTGACGACCGTCGACCAATCGGAGGAGCGGAGCCCCGACGTCGTCGGCGACGTCACCGAACCGGAAACCCTCCGCGAAGCCGGCATCGAGGACGCGTCGGCCCTGGTCGTCACCGTCGGCAACGATTCGGCCGCACTGATGACCATCGCCATCGCCCGCTCGCTCTCGAGCGACGTCGAGATTCTCGCACGTGTGACCGATAGCGACAAGACGAGAGCAGCGTTCCGAGCGGGCGCTGACTACGTTCTCTCTATCCAGCAGGTGTCCGCTCGGCTGGTCGCGGCGGAGGTCCACGGTGAACAAGTCATGTCTCCAACGAACCAGATTCGCCTAATTCGGGCGGACGCAGCGCCGTTTGCTGGCGAGTCACTAGAGGATGCCCGTCGCAATACTGAGCGCGGATGGACCGTTATCGGCGTTTCCCGCGGCGGCACTGTCCATACCGACGAACGTACTTCCATTGAAACTGACGACGAAGTGATCATCGCGGGGAGTGACGACGCGATTCAGGAGTTCGAGCGAACAGTCCCTTCCTCGTGA
- a CDS encoding TrkA C-terminal domain-containing protein: MTVYESDLPGVGKKFEIELDDGERLVIVTHNTGKREVYLKADADADSEKVFEASDRLARKIGTILEGAYFQPVQAEQVETMLADDTYLEWYGVSETAEVAGQTLVEANIRNETGVSIVAIQRGEELISPPTPETVLEVGDTLVVIGDREDCAQFEELLGAGLDE; the protein is encoded by the coding sequence ATGACCGTCTACGAGAGCGATCTCCCCGGCGTCGGAAAGAAATTCGAGATTGAACTCGATGACGGGGAGCGCCTCGTCATCGTGACTCACAACACGGGGAAACGAGAGGTGTACCTGAAAGCGGACGCGGACGCGGACAGCGAGAAGGTGTTTGAGGCATCGGATCGTCTGGCCCGAAAGATCGGCACGATTCTGGAAGGGGCGTACTTCCAGCCGGTGCAGGCCGAACAGGTGGAGACGATGCTCGCCGACGATACCTACCTCGAGTGGTACGGCGTCTCCGAGACCGCCGAGGTAGCCGGTCAGACCCTCGTTGAGGCGAATATCCGCAATGAAACGGGTGTCTCTATCGTCGCCATTCAGCGCGGCGAGGAGTTGATCTCGCCGCCGACACCGGAGACCGTCCTCGAGGTGGGTGACACGCTGGTCGTCATCGGCGACCGCGAGGACTGCGCCCAATTCGAGGAACTGCTTGGAGCCGGACTCGACGAGTGA
- a CDS encoding cation:proton antiporter produces the protein MATETALVDVGILFAAVALAGVLSSRIDQSVIPFYIIVGVLLGSNVLGELPALAGSEIGIGGVAVTVPEVTVGGVNLIGAVGGLALGETDFIVVGAEIGIVLLLFFLGLEFNLNRLIASKGRIGKAGSIDLVINFGIGLVFGYLVFGGFLAAFLTAGIVYISSSAIITKSLIDLGWIANDESEPMLGTLVYEDLFIAVYLAIASALVLGSGDIGEAAGQIGIAVGFILALLGLVTFGTGFFERFLDADTNEFIVVRALGVTILVAGIALALGVSEAVAAFFVGMAFSSTDHVHDLEQLLEPLRDAFAAIFFFWIGLVTDPGLFTLSILGMIVAAVIVTTPTKIVSGYLGGRIYGLNDRRSLRVGFGMTTRGEFSLIIASLALSGAGSGMAAETVQTIYAFTVGYVLVMSILGTSLMQYSNQIEPIAISLFERVRS, from the coding sequence GTGGCGACCGAAACGGCGCTCGTCGATGTCGGCATTCTCTTCGCCGCAGTTGCTCTCGCCGGCGTCCTCTCGAGTCGAATCGATCAGTCGGTCATTCCCTTTTATATCATCGTCGGCGTCTTGCTGGGATCAAACGTACTGGGCGAACTCCCCGCACTCGCCGGCAGCGAGATCGGGATCGGTGGGGTCGCCGTTACCGTTCCCGAGGTGACGGTCGGGGGCGTCAATCTCATAGGCGCGGTCGGTGGACTCGCACTAGGCGAAACCGACTTCATCGTCGTCGGCGCAGAGATCGGGATCGTCCTCCTCCTGTTCTTCCTCGGTCTCGAGTTCAATTTGAACCGGTTGATCGCGAGTAAAGGCCGGATTGGCAAAGCGGGGTCTATCGATCTCGTCATCAACTTCGGGATCGGGCTGGTCTTCGGCTATCTCGTTTTCGGCGGCTTCCTCGCAGCTTTCCTTACAGCGGGAATCGTCTACATCTCTTCGAGTGCGATTATCACGAAGTCACTGATCGATCTGGGCTGGATCGCCAACGACGAATCCGAACCGATGCTCGGCACGCTCGTCTACGAGGACCTGTTCATCGCCGTCTACCTGGCTATCGCGTCCGCACTGGTCTTGGGCAGCGGTGACATTGGGGAAGCCGCGGGACAGATCGGGATCGCAGTCGGGTTCATCCTCGCGTTGCTCGGACTCGTCACCTTCGGGACCGGCTTCTTCGAGCGATTTCTCGACGCCGACACCAACGAGTTCATCGTCGTCCGTGCACTCGGCGTCACGATCCTCGTCGCCGGGATCGCGCTCGCACTGGGTGTCAGCGAGGCCGTCGCCGCCTTCTTCGTCGGGATGGCCTTCTCTTCGACCGATCACGTCCACGACCTAGAGCAGTTGCTCGAGCCGCTGCGAGACGCGTTCGCAGCAATCTTCTTCTTCTGGATCGGACTCGTCACCGATCCAGGACTGTTCACGCTCTCGATTCTCGGGATGATCGTCGCCGCCGTGATCGTGACGACGCCGACGAAGATCGTGAGCGGCTACCTCGGTGGACGGATATACGGCCTCAACGACCGCCGATCGCTACGGGTCGGATTCGGAATGACCACCCGCGGCGAGTTCTCGCTGATCATCGCGAGCCTCGCCCTCTCCGGAGCCGGCAGCGGCATGGCAGCGGAGACGGTTCAGACGATCTACGCCTTTACCGTCGGCTACGTCCTCGTGATGAGTATTCTCGGCACGTCGCTCATGCAGTACTCGAACCAGATTGAACCCATCGCCATCTCGCTATTCGAACGGGTCCGCAGCTGA